A DNA window from bacterium contains the following coding sequences:
- a CDS encoding VOC family protein — MKLARLQHVSSPYPMGKANEVRAFYGTLLGLTEIPLPNSLKDRQLVWYTAGPDSLELHFFPGTPDPEHPRHLCLEVEDVESMRRQLAAAGHRPYDTVAIRNRPRFLCRDPFGNLIEFTTILGEYSG, encoded by the coding sequence ATGAAGTTGGCGCGACTCCAGCACGTCTCGTCACCGTACCCGATGGGAAAGGCCAACGAAGTGCGGGCTTTCTACGGAACGCTTCTCGGCCTGACGGAGATCCCACTGCCCAACAGCCTCAAGGATCGGCAATTGGTGTGGTACACGGCCGGCCCCGACAGCCTTGAGCTGCACTTTTTCCCCGGGACGCCCGATCCGGAGCATCCGCGCCACCTCTGCCTCGAGGTCGAGGACGTCGAGAGCATGCGCCGCCAACTTGCGGCAGCCGGCCACCGCCCCTACGACACGGTGGCGATCCGGAATCGGCCGCGCTTCCTCTGCCGTGACCCGTTCGGAAACCTGATTGAATTCACGACGATCCTTGGTGAGTATAGCGGATAG